tgtggtaaactggagcaccggaggaaacccacgcaaacacaggaagtacatgcaaactccacacagaaatgccaactgactcagcctgggctcgaaccagcacccttcttgctgtgaggcgattgtgctacccactgcgccaccgtgatgatctacaggttttcagctttcatcaaaatatcttcaatactaagaaaaacaaatactatggaagtcaatggttacaggttatcagctttcttcaaaatatcttctttagtgttcaacataagaagGGAAGTCATGAAGgctttgaaacaaataaagggagagggtgaactatccctttaacttcagTAGTCTAATATTTTAATGACAGAATAATAGTAGATCCGGACTTACAGGTACACATACAGGACAGTAAATATTAAACAAGCCATAACAGATGTAATGATCTTTACATTAATGTAGCATTAGATTATCTTTAATCAAATGTCTTATACatgatgttgtttgtttttttcctcagCGAGTGATGATGCAGATTGTTCAAGAGCTGTGCAGGAGACCTGGACTCAACAAATGTGGCTTCGAAATGCCCACGATTTACATCCCCAACCCTCAAAAAGTAAGGGACTGCTAAAACGTCTACGGTTTTTCCTCCTAGAGCAGGAAATCAAACATGAGTAATGGACGCCTGCTCCTTCTGCGCTGCTGTGTCAGAGGAAATGGATTTATGTCTCTCTGCCGCATTTACAATAATTAGTTCAGCAGAGAAGCTCAAACCGGACTCAGACGCTTCTCTTAAAAGCCCAACTTCAAAGAAAACTGGCTGATTAAGATGTGTCTTTGGGATAAATAGTTAATGCTGATTTTAGGGAATGCATAATACACTGTggtcagtaagattttgtttttaagaATGCATTCAATTGATCAAAAGGGACTTTAAGGATGGGCGGCacagaggctcagtggttagaactgagaaggttgctggtttgagtccctgctggggGGTTTTCCAGAAAGCTGGGTTAACTTGCCATCTGCTAAACCCTGAACTCTCGGTTGATTAACCTAAAACATGCTTACCACGAGTATGTAGGTTCTGAAACAGGTGATAAAAGTTAGTTAAATCAACCTCCTGAAGATAACCGCGAGTTAATACGCACGCACGTTGCATACCTGAAGGCATTTTCAGTAGATTGCTGAATTCACAAGTCACCATAGAAATTTACGGTGAGAAAAAAGGGCAACGCACTTTACAGAGGCGGAGTTGGAAGTTTTAATCACAGATTACGAAGGAAAGAAATATAAGATAAtaaatagattcattcattcattttcttttcagcttagtccctttaataatccagggttgccacagcaaagtTCTTCAAAAGAGCACGCAATGCTCAGTAAACTCTCTGAAACAGACAAACTATAGAACATAACCTGCTCCGGAGCAGGTTATCTTCAGAGATTAAGTTGCTATGGTTAGTTAACATACACCAAAACTTACCTCCGTTTATGGAACCAAAAGCTAAGGTAATCCACCTACTTACTCTTAAACCTACCGGGTATGTCACATAACATAACCATAACCTgctcccacagcggaatgaacagccaactattccggcatatgttttacacagcggatgcccttccagctgcaacccagcactgggaaacacccatacacttttgcattctcacacacacacacacacacacacacacacacacacacatacacacatatacacacatacactacggccaattaagttcatccaatttacctatagcgtttgtctttggactgtggggaaaactggagcacccagagaaaacctatgcgaacacaggcagaacatgcaaactccacacagaaatgcctgtcttgctgtaaggcgacagtgctaaccactgagccaccatgctgcccgtacaaccaacaatccatctaatgacacattattaaaaaacatgtGATTAAGCAATAACTAAATTAGAATTTTAATGTGGcgagtaaaaatcttttccactggccattataaaaaaaatctttagcgtTTTGCCCCATATAAGCCTGATAGATATttcataatgatcttaaaaagtcttaaatttgacttttcaATTTTCGGCAGAAACCCTTATAATGTAGATGTACACTCACtgatcactttattaggtacacttcaCAACTGGAGtcgcacctggtgtggtcttctgctgctgtagcccatccgcctcaaggttgggcgtgttgtgtgttcagaggcATTTGCACCCAACactgatcaaacacacatgaacatggTAATCAGTATTTTCAAGATCCAttgaaatctataagcaggtgtgtttgattagagttgaagctaaactgtgcaggacaccggccctcaaggaccgagtttgcccacccctgctttaaatggtTACGGAGTTAGTTGTAAAAACTGTACCCTGTCATTACAAATAATTGATATAACCTTTAAACTAATGTATTTATTGTTGACTGTTTGCAGAAGCTAAACTCTCTTAAAAGAAGTTAAACTCCTATAGCTCACTAAGGTTGCCTCGGAAAAAGATGGATATGGcttataattgtttgttttgaattgtCCTGCTCAATAaagctttatttctttatttgacaTCGCTGCTgctatattgttattttttgctatatgtatgtatatgctaTATTGAGTTGATAAAGTgaagttaaaatgttttttttttttttttattcgtgtGTGCAGCCCAGTAGATGCATCAACCAGATTGATGAGGTGTGTGAAACCATTGAGAAGAGCATAAATCAGGCTGTGCAGAAAACACTTGACCAGCTGGAGAAGGACTGTAACCTGATCGTCTCTACTATCAACCAAACACTGGAGCAGGACCGGTACACTTCCATTCATCTACAGATTtgtctctgtctgtccatctgttgttctgtctgtccatccatccatccatccattgtacaTCCTTCCATCCCTACATCCACCCatgtattcatccattcatctttcaTTCTATAATTTTGTCCATCTCTCCATCCTgtcatttatgtattcattttgtccaaccatccatccatccatccatccatccatccatttgtctatccatccatttttctttttgtccatccatctgttgagCTGTCTctatatccatcaatccatttgtCAATTTATCCATtctttctgtccatctatctgttgttctttctccacatccatccatccatccatttatccattcttctttctgtccgtccatctgttgttctgtctctaCACTCACCCATCCTTCGATTCACCCATGTATTCATCCAGTCATGTCAATCTATCATTTTGTCCATGcattcattcctccatccatccatttattgttctgtccatgtatccatccatccacccatttgtctatccatcctttcctctttctgtccatctatctgttgttctgtctcttCATCCACCCATCCTTCTATCCACCCATGTATTCATCCAATCATGTCAATCTATCAAtttgtccatgcatccatctctccatccatccatttatccattcttCTTTCTattccatccatctgttgttctgtctctaCACCCACCCATCCTTCTATCCACCCATGTATTCATCAAATCATGTCAATCTATCAAtttgtccatgcatccatctctccatccatccatttattgttctgtccatccatccatccatctatccatccacccatttgtctatccatccattcctctttctgtccatccatctgttgttcTGCCtctacatccattcatccatttgtccatccttCCATTGTTCTTTCAGTCTATCTGTTGTTTTGTCTCTACATCTATTCATCCCCACATCCACCCatgtattcatccattcatctgtcattCTATAATTTTGTCTTATCTCTTTATCCAGccatacatatatttattgttttttctgtctgtccatccatccatttgtctatccatccattcttcttTCAGTCCATGtatctgttgttctgtctctatatccatccacccatccatccatttatccacttGTCCATCATTTGACTGTTCTTTGTCATCCATCTGTTTTTCTGTctctacatccatccatccctacatCAACCCATGTATTCATCCATTAATCTGTCATTCTGTCTTTTTGtctatctctctatccatccatccatttattcattgttctgtcaaccatccatccagttgtctatccatccattcttcttTTTCCATCCATCTCTTGTTTTGTCTCTCCATCCATCCCTGCATTCACCCATGTATTTGTACATTCATCTGTCATTCTATAATTTtgtctatctctccatccatctatccatctattcgtTGTCTGTCTCTATATCCATCGATCCATTTGTCCATCCTTCCATTGttctttctgtccatccatctgttgttcTCTCTACATCCATCCCTACATCCACCCATGTATTCGTTCATTCATCTGTCATTCTATCATTTTGTCCATCTcgccatacatccatacatctattCGTTGTCTGTCTctatatccatcaatccattcatttgTCCATCCTTCCATTGttctttctgtccatccatctgttgttctgtctctacatccattcatctatttgtCCATGCTTCCATTGTtctttctgtctatccatctgttgttctgtctctacattcatccatccatccatccatccatccttttgtctGGCCCCTATTCATTTTTcaatctgtctgtcagtcagtccgtccatccattgttctgtctttctgtccattcatccattgttTTGTCCACAGCCGTCTATCCTTCTGTCACAATCTgtcagtctgtccatccatccatccatccatctatacatccaacCAACCAATGTTTTATCTGACCGTTCATTCATTCTTCTGTCCACTGTCTAATCgtcagtctgtccatccatctatagttgggtccattcatctatccattgttttgtctggccagccatccatccatttgtcattctgtctgtttgtctatttaTCCTTTCATCCATTGATCTgtatgttcatccatccattgttctgtctgctgtctgtctatccatcacaATATGtcaatttgtccatccatccattcctcgaTATGCccgtctgttcattcattcattcattcattcattcattcattcattcattcattcttgtgCATCCATTCATCGATATACCCACAACATATTAAATCATCTGTCCTGTATCAAAGTCATGACTTATATAATGTAGTATCTTTATCTGTTTCTTATATATTTATCCTCCCTCAGGATGAACGTGAGCTTCAACAAAAGCAATCGTTTTAATTCCTTCCTGTGTGGCGTTCTGGGAGTCTTCCTGCCTTCGCTCTTCATTCTCAGCTTCATCATCAGCACATTCGCTCCAGAGGAACTAGATTCTCTTGTAGGAGAAGGATTGGCCAAAACACTCTACTTTTCTACAGTATGCTCTCTTTTTCATGTTTTCAGAAGTTTTGTCCCTCTATTATGGATTTTTTGGGGGGTTATTGCCTTTTACTGTATGTAgagtgtaatgtagctgtttgtgaTAGTAAAAGGTCTGCAAAGATTGAAAATCAAAGTGCATTAAAAATTTGGTTGTTCTCTTCTCCTGCTGCACATGAAAGAAGCAATTCTGAACTGCATGAAAGGAATCATGAGTAATTGCCGTTTTATTTCCTACATAAGCCAACCTAGGTATATTACAATATAGACAACAGCCTATTGTCTTCATAGGCTGAGCAGACACTGTTTTCAGTGCTGTAAAAGCAAATTAACTTCACATGCACCTCAGAAGCTTCAAATGTTccttgaaaacaatatttttaacctTAAACATTACAAGGCCACTTTAATATAGCAGTTGAatcaatgttagatttttctttATCTGTttacatgtgtgcgtgtgtgtgtttctgttttagGCAGTAGTGGTGTATCTGTGGGACTGGATTCCTGAAGATGGACAGATCGTGTTTGTCCTCATCTTTGGGGCTCTGTGTTACTTCATGCTATTTCTGGCCAAATATTTTGCACGGTAAGCAACAAATCGTTTCAGAGTGTTTTCTTTTATCGTCACAAGAGGGCACTGAAAAGCTGACATCATTTACACTCTTTTAGTTGGCACTTTGGCAGTGTTAGGAATAGTTGTAGTACTCTTACTATTTATTTAACAGTGACTGACTTTGTAGACaaaatcttttttacattttacaagaaGAATATACAGAATGGAAAAATGGTTTccacatttattcacatttaatccccaataatattgcaatattatttcggttgtcttcagaacaaaccacttttaatacaatgacttgcctaattaccctaacttgcctaattagctgaatactagtattttgaaaaaatctagttggcaaagattaaataaatcaaatattagaaataagttattaaaactattatgtctagaaatgtgttgaaaaaaatctactttctgttAATgggaaattggggggaaaatttattcatatatatatataatttgtgtaaAATATATCAAGCAcctttattcaaataatataattaaaccgTAGCATTTAATCTTTGAGCTGTGCCACTTACTGTAATTatgctgtgatttgtaatgtttttactgGTCACTTCATGAGTTTAACATCAGCTCTCGTTCAGTCAGGGCAGTAAGACGCTGAGTAAGAGAGAGAAGAAGAAACTGGTGGAGTGCAGTGATTACATCCAGGATGTCGTCAAATCCAAGAAGGTATGTTATACTTtagcattaataatattattatttaaggtcTTAAAAAACGTGACTTAGGTCTTAAATTTCCTATGTAAGTGTAATGCTACCAGAACTTTAagcttaatgtttttttaattctgtgGCATTTTTCAATAGTTTAAATAATCTGCTGTATTACCAATAATATTTAGTCCACCAGTAGCTATGTTGACatgttttatgtgtgtttaagagtgtttaatgcatgttttatgtaataatatgATGGTAAAAACATGGTAACATTCAAAAATTAGCATTTATTTGAGTAAAGAACatggttgtattttatttttcacaattttttattatttttccatgttaatttttcattatttgtctttgttttttttacattaacaaaTTAAGAAGTTGCTTAGATTGTTTCATTTTTGGatgtcatttaatttgattttcagttgaaaaatatgatataaaatataaGTTATAGCTTTACAGTTTTTATAAAGAGCAGATCTTCTAGTCtggttaaaaatgaaaatgtcaaacagaattttttagaatttttttaaactaaaaaggtGGTAAATGCAGTAATATCatagttaaaaaaacattgaaaactttttcaataattaaaaataaattaaaatcatgtCATAATAGGATAGTAAAAACATGGTAGCATTCAAAACTTGGCATTTATTTTACaacatggttttatttatttatttatttttacagtttcttattatttttatatgtaattcttcattatttgtctttgttttcacaaattaacacaattaacaGCTCAGATTCAGTTTACTTTTTTGGATgtttaaacacttaaaaatatgaaatgaaaaCATAAGTTACAGCTTTATTATATAATGAACAGATCTTCTAGTCCAGTTGAATCCAGATTATGAAAATGGCATACAGACTCAGAAGGTTGCatttgaatattttctttttttaaattaagaacgtggtaaatgtggtattttcaataattaaaaaagttttaaattaaaatgaagaatCACAAAATGTATTAATACGACAGTAAAAACATGGTGACATTCAAAACTTggcatttattttacaaaagatAAATTTTATTGTTCacaaatttttgttatttttccatGTTACTTTTTCACTATTTGCCTGTTTTCACATTCACAAATTTTCATTCAGTTTCATTTTTGTATGTCGTTTAAACAATTTGATCTTCAGTTGAAAAATAAGATATGAAAATATAAGTTTTATAATGAACAGATCTTCTAGTCCAGTTGAATCCAATTATGAAAATAGCATACGGAATCAGAAGGTTGCACTTGAatatattcttctttttttttaagaatgtggTAAATGCAGTATcaaagtttaaaaaaacatttaaaaacttttcaataattaaaaaagaattaaaaatctcATGTAGTAATatgatggtaaaacatggtaACATTCAAACCTTTGGATTTATTTCACAAAAGAACatagttgtgttttatttttcaatattttaattatttttaaatgtaattcttcattatttgtcttttgttttttacattcacaaatcAACAAGTTGCTCAGATTCAGTTTCATTTTTTTGGACGTcgtttaaacacttaaaaaatataatatgaaaatatacgtTATAGCTTTTATAGTTTTATAATGAACAGATCTTCTAGTCCAGTTGAATCCAGATTATGAAAATGGCATACAGAATCAGAAGGTTGCATTTGAATATtttcgtcttttttttttatatatat
This Danio aesculapii chromosome 5, fDanAes4.1, whole genome shotgun sequence DNA region includes the following protein-coding sequences:
- the si:dkey-98f17.5 gene encoding sarcalumenin isoform X2, producing the protein MIMGNHSAGKSSFINWYAEEHIQKTGVAIETQGFTFITSGRKRESLTGNATLHLYPHFRPLLEFKGVTDYLSAEISTSKQKKFSLVTFVDTPGLVDGDMVYPFDVNSAITSFGEQADLIFVFFDPMGQALCKRTLNIVEKLSEKCGDKLRFYLSKADEAGRETDRQRVMMQIVQELCRRPGLNKCGFEMPTIYIPNPQKPSRCINQIDEVCETIEKSINQAVQKTLDQLEKDCNLIVSTINQTLEQDRMNVSFNKSNRFNSFLCGVLGVFLPSLFILSFIISTFAPEELDSLVGEGLAKTLYFSTAVVVYLWDWIPEDGQIVFVLIFGALCYFMLFLAKYFARQGSKTLSKREKKKLVECSDYIQDVVKSKKRKLYEEYLRQCAAEYDF